TCTCaactctttctttccttgcGTTTGTACTTTCTGTGGCTGGTTTCCACGACGGAGTCCACTCGCGTCCGAGAATGGTCCACCAAAATGTGGCCAGACGACCTCGAGGCAATGTTGACCTTCATAAGCGATATAGCTCTACACGATGGTCGTTCTATGATGTCGGTTTGTAAGTTATCTTTGAAAGATCAGGTCTATGAAACTTTTGTTGAATCACTGTTTCTCTTCAGAGGTGCATGTGGCAAAACAAACGTTAATAGTGATTTCGTGCGTCCCATTCGATATATCATTCCTGCTATACATCTCTGAACATGGTTTCGGCATGTAGATCGTGGCTCTCAATTCTGAGGTATGCATATTAAGTCATTTTCGGTCCAAAGTCTGGAATTGAATATTCTCTAGCAATTCGGGTCGGGCTATCCTGGAACCCATTGCTTCAAGCCTATCACTTTGACGTACAAGGGGAAaacggcgacggcgacgaTCATGGACTCTGTACGCTTCTTCGTTTATTCGAGCGCCTACGATCATTGTCCCTGATTCTGTGGTGTATCTTTAGTGCCCCGGTTGTCCCTATGGAGGCCTTGACCTGTCCCGTGGACTCTTTAAATATTTTGcatctgaggatgaaggtattaTCTATGGGGACTGGTCGTTCGCTGACAGTGCACAGGAGGCTATCACCACATCCAAGCATACAGTTGCGGCTGTGACTATCTCGGCTCCCAATGCAACCTTGCCGACCATTATCGCAGCGGCCGGTGCCACACCTTCCGCGAATACAACCAGCACTGGCAGTAAAAATGCACCCGGCACTTCAGCTACGCCTGAGAATGTTTCCCCATCGGCTATAAAAGTTAGACCGTCTGCAAGCATCGTTCCACAGGCCTCTACTAacgcctctgcctctgctaATGAGACTGCCAACGCCACTGCCGCCTCTTCTCCCCCATCCACcgcctcttctccttccactACCTCTTCTCCCTCACTCACCACCTCTTCTCCATCCACCAcctctgcttcttccaccGCCTCTGCTTCTCCTTCCACCACTACTTCTCCTTTCACAACTTCTTCTTTTAATGTCAATCcgaccaccacctcctcctccgtcaTCTCCTCCAGCACAGCAGCGAACTACACCTCCTCGATAGCTGCTGCCAAATCCAGTGTGGCTAACATCGCAAGCAG
This Psilocybe cubensis strain MGC-MH-2018 chromosome 3, whole genome shotgun sequence DNA region includes the following protein-coding sequences:
- a CDS encoding Allergen Asp f 7 gives rise to the protein MWPDDLEAMLTFISDIALHDGRSMMSQFGSGYPGTHCFKPITLTYKGKTATATIMDSCPGCPYGGLDLSRGLFKYFASEDEGIIYGDWSFADSAQEAITTSKHTVAAVTISAPNATLPTIIAAAGATPSANTTSTGSKNAPGTSATPENVSPSAIKVRPSASIVPQASTNASASANETANATAASSPPSTASSPSTTSSPSLTTSSPSTTSASSTASASPSTTTSPFTTSSFNVNPTTTSSSVISSSTAANYTSSIAAAKSSVANIASSLSSVAPSPTGSAGAALNATNANTTALIEDHLEAIIILLADLEKMIAAAGLGRDQD